In a single window of the Paenibacillus sp. MMS20-IR301 genome:
- the proB gene encoding glutamate 5-kinase has product MTTRIVVKIGSSSLSGPEGGLNRDAVSFFASEIAALRKEGCEVLLVTSGAVAAGFRGIGYASRPKLLHEKQAAAAVGQVMLMQAYQEAFARHGIPTAQILLTRTDFCSRRAMNNAMMTVEELLRQGAVPVFNENDTVSVDELKFGDNDTLSALVANLLKATRLLVLTDMDGVYSGDPRKHPDAVRYQHIEEITPEIYAIAGGAGTSVGTGGMRSKIDAAKIATRGGVPVFIGRATEPGDLSLAAAGTGRGTYFDTSLSSLPVKKQWLGFMSTPLGSLYVDEGAVTALLHGGHSLLPVGVKRIEGSFHSGDVVEVLGPDAALLGRGIVNYDDTQLRSIQGLPSREIVPKLGEVHRLEVIHRDEWITLR; this is encoded by the coding sequence ATGACGACACGAATCGTGGTCAAAATAGGCAGCAGCTCACTCAGCGGCCCAGAAGGGGGATTAAACCGTGATGCCGTCAGCTTCTTCGCTTCTGAGATAGCTGCACTGCGCAAAGAAGGCTGTGAAGTGCTTCTGGTCACCTCTGGTGCCGTGGCCGCCGGCTTCCGGGGAATCGGCTATGCGTCACGGCCGAAGCTGCTGCATGAGAAGCAGGCTGCAGCGGCTGTCGGACAGGTGATGCTCATGCAGGCTTACCAGGAAGCCTTCGCCCGGCACGGTATTCCTACGGCGCAGATTCTGCTGACCCGTACCGACTTCTGCAGCCGCCGGGCCATGAACAACGCGATGATGACTGTAGAAGAATTACTGCGGCAGGGTGCGGTTCCTGTATTTAACGAGAATGATACCGTTTCGGTAGACGAGCTGAAGTTCGGCGATAATGATACTCTCTCTGCGCTTGTCGCCAATCTGCTGAAGGCGACGCGCCTGCTCGTTCTGACCGATATGGACGGCGTATACAGCGGTGACCCGCGCAAGCATCCGGATGCAGTCCGGTATCAGCATATTGAAGAAATCACACCGGAGATTTATGCCATTGCCGGCGGTGCAGGCACAAGCGTAGGCACCGGCGGCATGCGTTCCAAGATCGATGCCGCCAAAATCGCCACCCGGGGCGGTGTTCCCGTATTCATTGGCAGAGCCACTGAACCCGGCGATTTGTCGCTTGCTGCAGCAGGTACCGGCAGAGGCACTTATTTCGACACCTCCCTCTCCTCACTTCCGGTCAAGAAGCAATGGCTGGGCTTCATGTCCACCCCGCTCGGATCCCTTTATGTGGATGAAGGAGCGGTGACGGCCCTGCTGCATGGCGGGCACAGTCTGCTGCCGGTCGGAGTCAAACGGATTGAAGGCAGCTTCCATTCCGGCGATGTCGTAGAGGTGCTGGGTCCCGATGCGGCGCTGCTTGGCCGGGGCATCGTCAATTATGATGATACCCAGCTGCGGAGCATTCAAGGACTGCCCAGCCGCGAAATCGTTCCTAAGCTGGGCGAGGTTCACCGGCTTGAGGTTATCCACCGCGATGAATGGATTACACTGCGCTAG
- a CDS encoding LysR family transcriptional regulator, with product MELRQLQYALQIAAERNFSRAADKLHLAQPSLSQQLSKLEKELGVLLFQRNTSSVELTHAGEKFVEQAQAIIDAVELLRQEMSDISQLRTGRVVVGSMPITGAHLLPRVLPVFKNKYSEIEITLLEDSSMNLEKLTASGQTDLSLLSLPLEIPTLAYEVLGEERIDLAVPPDHPLAPRSLQGIRTSLSELKDEPFIVLKEGQGFRKMTVELCREAGFEPQIVFESSNMETVQSLVAAGMGVTLVPRFIARAPRSEFVPVYLPLAEPVPGRTLVVAYRRGRYLSRAAEAFIETFKDTVTGLAGE from the coding sequence ATGGAACTTAGACAATTGCAATATGCACTGCAGATTGCAGCCGAGCGGAATTTCTCCCGTGCTGCCGACAAGCTGCATCTCGCCCAGCCTTCACTCAGCCAGCAGCTCTCCAAGCTGGAAAAGGAGCTGGGCGTACTGCTCTTCCAGCGCAATACCAGCTCCGTTGAGCTGACCCATGCCGGAGAGAAGTTCGTTGAGCAGGCCCAGGCTATTATTGACGCTGTGGAGCTGCTGCGCCAGGAGATGTCCGATATCTCCCAGCTGCGAACCGGGCGGGTAGTGGTCGGCAGCATGCCGATTACCGGAGCGCATCTGCTGCCCCGTGTGCTGCCTGTCTTCAAAAATAAATATTCCGAAATTGAAATCACCCTGCTCGAGGATTCCTCCATGAATCTGGAGAAGCTGACAGCCAGCGGCCAGACTGATCTTAGCCTGCTGTCGCTCCCGCTGGAAATTCCGACGCTGGCTTACGAGGTGCTTGGCGAGGAGCGGATTGATCTGGCCGTTCCGCCCGATCATCCGCTGGCTCCGCGGAGTCTGCAAGGGATCCGCACTTCATTATCAGAGCTTAAGGATGAGCCGTTTATCGTCCTGAAAGAAGGCCAGGGCTTCCGCAAAATGACGGTGGAGCTGTGCCGGGAAGCCGGATTCGAGCCGCAGATTGTTTTTGAGAGCAGCAATATGGAGACGGTTCAATCGCTCGTCGCAGCCGGAATGGGCGTAACGCTCGTTCCCCGCTTCATCGCCCGTGCACCGCGGAGTGAATTCGTGCCTGTGTACCTGCCCCTGGCTGAACCGGTACCCGGACGCACCCTGGTTGTCGCCTACCGGCGGGGCCGCTATTTATCCCGCGCTGCTGAAGCTTTCATTGAGACCTTCAAGGACACCGTTACCGGACTGGCCGGCGAATAA
- the leuC gene encoding 3-isopropylmalate dehydratase large subunit yields the protein MGNKTMFEKIWDNHVIHQEEGKPSIIYIDLHLVHEVTSPQAFEGLRLSGRQVRRPGLTFATMDHNVPTKDRYNITDPISKQQIDTLSQNCRDFGVRLFDLNDIDQGVVHVMGPEIGLTHPGKTIVCGDSHTSTHGAFGALAFGIGTSEVEHVLATQCLQQSKAKTMEVRFTGSRNPGVTAKDMILGVIAKYGTDFATGYVIEYTGQAIRDLSMEERMTVCNMSIEGGARAGLIAPDETTFNYLRGRQYVPQGEAYDAAVESWRGLVSDEGAQYDTVVEFDVETLIPQVTWGTSPGMGTDINSTVPNPADFTTENERKAAEKALEYMDLAPGTPISEIGIDYVFIGSCTNGRIEDLRAAAQVARGHKVSDKVTAIVVPGSGRVKMQAEKEGLDKVFTEAGFEWREAGCSMCLAMNPDVLQPGQRCASTSNRNFEGRQGRGGRTHLVSPAMAAAAAIKGRFTDVRDWNYMTEAVNA from the coding sequence ATGGGCAACAAGACAATGTTTGAGAAGATTTGGGACAATCACGTTATTCATCAGGAAGAAGGCAAGCCTAGTATCATTTATATCGATCTGCACCTGGTTCATGAGGTTACTTCTCCACAAGCGTTTGAAGGTCTGCGGCTGAGCGGCCGCCAGGTCCGCCGTCCGGGTCTGACCTTTGCAACCATGGACCACAACGTACCAACCAAGGACCGTTACAACATTACAGATCCTATCTCCAAGCAGCAGATTGATACGCTTTCGCAGAACTGCCGTGATTTTGGCGTAAGACTGTTCGACCTGAATGATATTGACCAGGGTGTTGTTCACGTTATGGGCCCGGAAATCGGCCTGACGCATCCAGGTAAGACGATTGTCTGCGGTGACAGCCATACCTCCACTCACGGTGCATTTGGCGCACTGGCTTTCGGAATCGGGACCAGTGAGGTTGAGCATGTACTGGCGACCCAGTGTCTGCAGCAGTCGAAGGCCAAGACGATGGAAGTGCGTTTCACTGGCAGCCGTAACCCGGGAGTAACAGCCAAGGATATGATTCTCGGCGTTATTGCCAAGTACGGTACAGACTTCGCTACAGGATATGTTATTGAATATACGGGCCAGGCTATCCGTGATCTGTCGATGGAAGAGCGCATGACGGTCTGCAACATGTCGATTGAAGGCGGGGCAAGAGCCGGACTGATTGCGCCGGATGAGACTACATTCAACTATCTGCGCGGACGCCAGTATGTGCCGCAGGGCGAAGCATACGATGCCGCTGTAGAGAGCTGGAGAGGTCTTGTAAGTGATGAAGGCGCACAGTACGACACTGTAGTGGAATTCGATGTGGAAACGCTGATTCCGCAAGTAACCTGGGGTACCAGCCCGGGGATGGGTACGGATATCAACTCGACAGTTCCGAACCCTGCAGATTTCACAACCGAAAATGAACGTAAAGCCGCTGAAAAAGCGCTTGAATATATGGATTTGGCTCCTGGAACGCCTATCTCTGAGATTGGCATTGACTATGTCTTCATCGGTTCCTGTACAAATGGACGGATCGAAGATCTGCGGGCTGCTGCACAGGTAGCCAGAGGACACAAGGTATCTGACAAGGTTACAGCGATTGTAGTTCCCGGCTCCGGACGCGTGAAAATGCAGGCGGAAAAGGAAGGTCTCGACAAGGTGTTCACCGAGGCTGGCTTTGAATGGCGTGAAGCGGGCTGCAGTATGTGCCTGGCGATGAACCCTGACGTTCTGCAGCCCGGACAGCGCTGTGCTTCAACGTCAAACCGTAACTTTGAAGGGCGTCAAGGACGCGGCGGACGTACACATCTCGTATCTCCGGCGATGGCGGCTGCAGCGGCAATCAAGGGCCGGTTCACTGATGTCCGTGACTGGAATTACATGACGGAAGCTGTCAACGCATAG
- the leuD gene encoding 3-isopropylmalate dehydratase small subunit yields MEAFKKLTGIVAPVDRVNVDTDAIIPKQFLKRIERTGFGQFLFYEWRFDEAGNDNAAFEMNKPRYQGASVLISRANFGCGSSREHAPWAIMDYGFRVVIAPSYADIFYNNCFKNGILPIKLSESQVDDLFSRTAEHDGYSLTVDLENKVLSDDYGLSIAIELDEHRRQFLLQGLDDIGLTLKHADEIAAYEERHAAKLFG; encoded by the coding sequence ATGGAAGCCTTCAAAAAATTAACAGGAATCGTAGCCCCGGTTGACCGGGTAAATGTGGATACGGATGCGATCATCCCTAAGCAGTTCCTCAAACGGATTGAACGTACCGGATTTGGACAATTTCTTTTCTACGAATGGCGGTTTGATGAAGCGGGAAATGACAACGCGGCGTTCGAGATGAACAAGCCGCGTTATCAGGGAGCTTCCGTGCTGATCTCACGCGCGAACTTTGGCTGCGGCTCGTCACGTGAGCATGCGCCTTGGGCAATTATGGATTACGGGTTCAGAGTTGTCATTGCACCTTCTTACGCGGATATCTTCTACAATAACTGCTTCAAGAACGGTATTCTGCCGATTAAGCTGTCCGAGTCACAGGTAGATGACCTGTTCAGCCGCACTGCTGAACATGACGGCTACTCGCTTACCGTAGATCTTGAGAACAAAGTGCTGAGTGATGATTACGGCCTGTCTATTGCAATTGAGCTGGATGAGCACCGCCGCCAGTTCCTGCTGCAGGGCCTTGATGATATCGGCCTGACGCTTAAGCATGCTGATGAAATTGCCGCATACGAAGAACGTCATGCTGCTAAATTATTCGGATAG
- a CDS encoding N-acetylmuramoyl-L-alanine amidase family protein yields MKRAGQRVLLLLLLPLLLLTFTGHEAAAAGSTAGRIVMDSKELALPKGVILENVNGSVMIPIRVVVENLGFEVLWEQTTRKVTVQQDGKSVQLAVGSKTAEADGVSLSLNAAPKQNGGTVLVPIRFVSEQFGLSVGWDNTDKTVYLSGGIPSQTPEPVTTDPLPSATPAPAAAVTVPAPSPLPEDNDSTEEHGGSIIATPAPVVTSPQVKGAVFSENRLIIAVAGGAKPTVTKVTGPDRIVVDFPGAAFASDFSGSFPGVSTGGSPQGKLDVSGYPQVTEIRYALFSNSPSTVRFVIQTAGPQNYQVSTDDSTGLITVDLNTVNNGTGTVVNPELNGRPVVVLDAGHGGTQPGAVSLTGKAEKAFNLAVILKAGAILAQEGWADVVYTRTDDATLDLKGRVAIAEAAKATLFISLHGNSLAAEYPNRDKVNGSETYYSRSESLPLAQIMQKHLVAGTGFKDNGVRSKSLHVTRETSMPAVLLEAGYLTNPGNEAAMYSEQMQDNLAREIVAGIREYLGL; encoded by the coding sequence ATGAAGCGAGCTGGACAACGGGTATTATTGCTATTGCTGCTGCCCCTCTTACTGCTGACATTCACCGGACATGAAGCTGCCGCAGCCGGAAGCACGGCAGGCCGCATTGTGATGGACAGCAAGGAGCTGGCACTGCCCAAGGGAGTGATCCTGGAGAACGTAAATGGAAGCGTTATGATTCCGATCCGGGTTGTCGTGGAGAACCTTGGTTTTGAGGTGCTGTGGGAGCAGACGACCCGCAAGGTAACTGTCCAGCAGGACGGTAAATCTGTACAGCTTGCAGTGGGAAGCAAAACTGCTGAAGCTGACGGCGTGAGCCTGTCGCTCAATGCCGCCCCGAAGCAGAACGGCGGGACTGTTCTGGTGCCGATCCGTTTTGTAAGCGAGCAGTTCGGACTGAGTGTCGGCTGGGATAATACGGATAAGACAGTGTACTTAAGCGGTGGAATTCCAAGTCAAACCCCGGAACCGGTAACTACTGATCCGCTGCCTTCTGCTACACCGGCCCCTGCAGCCGCTGTGACGGTGCCTGCTCCATCGCCGCTGCCGGAAGACAATGACAGCACGGAAGAGCATGGCGGCAGCATTATCGCCACTCCCGCGCCTGTAGTTACTTCTCCGCAGGTAAAGGGAGCCGTATTCAGTGAGAACCGCCTGATTATTGCTGTTGCCGGAGGGGCCAAGCCTACGGTCACGAAGGTTACCGGACCTGACCGGATTGTAGTAGATTTCCCGGGAGCAGCCTTTGCCTCCGACTTCAGCGGCAGCTTTCCGGGTGTATCAACCGGAGGCAGTCCGCAAGGCAAGCTGGATGTGAGCGGTTATCCGCAGGTTACAGAGATCCGCTATGCCCTGTTCAGCAACAGTCCATCAACGGTCCGGTTTGTAATTCAGACCGCCGGCCCCCAGAATTATCAGGTGAGCACGGACGACAGTACAGGACTCATTACGGTGGATCTTAATACGGTGAATAACGGTACGGGGACTGTGGTGAATCCGGAACTGAACGGCAGACCGGTTGTAGTACTGGATGCGGGTCATGGAGGAACACAGCCGGGAGCGGTCAGTCTTACAGGCAAGGCGGAGAAAGCCTTCAACCTAGCGGTCATCCTGAAGGCTGGGGCCATTCTGGCCCAGGAGGGCTGGGCCGATGTAGTCTATACGCGCACGGATGATGCGACCCTGGATTTGAAGGGGCGTGTAGCCATCGCTGAAGCCGCGAAAGCGACCCTGTTCATCTCGCTGCACGGAAATTCACTCGCAGCAGAGTACCCGAACCGGGACAAGGTGAACGGCAGTGAAACTTATTACAGCCGCAGTGAGAGTCTTCCGCTGGCCCAGATTATGCAGAAGCATCTGGTTGCCGGTACCGGCTTCAAGGACAACGGAGTCCGCTCCAAGAGTCTCCATGTAACCAGGGAAACAAGCATGCCGGCTGTGCTGCTTGAGGCAGGTTATCTGACGAATCCGGGAAATGAAGCGGCCATGTACAGCGAGCAGATGCAGGATAATCTTGCCCGTGAGATTGTAGCCGGAATTCGGGAATATCTGGGTCTTTAA
- a CDS encoding N-acetylmuramoyl-L-alanine amidase family protein, with amino-acid sequence MKKFASVLLLLLFVLILPEHGQAASAGSSKIFLDGQELTAGQDVQVENVNNSIMVPLRMIAENLGYKVDWNQTSKTVTIEQQGKTMQLIVNQTAASVDGKTVMLTTAPLLRSGTTLVPIRFIGEQFGLTVKWDNVNKIVDLITPVTSEPNTGTGGSGEGDGGDTVVVPPNGGTNGLSMVNGISFNENRLTIALDGNAQPAISKAGSPERLIIDLPNATFSDMFGTGQQLDPNLNGKLTITDYPDVSGVRYSLYSTTPYTVRFVIDLNTPKNYSVEISGDTSKLIVIDLNAQSTEDTSTQPGNSGRKLVVLDAGHGAKDSGAVGVTGKYEKNFNLAVILKAAELLRQENKIDVVLTRSDDTFLELKDRAAIANNLKADLFISVHANSSNSSAASGTETYYQRDASKALANVMHKYLMQATGLSDRGVRYGNFHVIRETTMPAVLLEVGYLSNKNDEALLFTEALQNNVAASMVRGIKEYLGIQ; translated from the coding sequence ATGAAGAAATTTGCTAGTGTGCTGTTGCTGCTGCTCTTTGTATTAATTCTGCCGGAGCATGGACAAGCTGCTTCCGCCGGGTCCAGCAAGATCTTCCTGGATGGACAGGAGCTGACCGCAGGGCAGGATGTTCAGGTGGAGAATGTAAACAACTCCATCATGGTGCCCCTAAGAATGATCGCTGAGAACCTTGGATACAAGGTGGACTGGAACCAGACAAGCAAGACCGTTACAATTGAACAGCAGGGCAAGACGATGCAGCTGATTGTGAATCAGACTGCGGCCTCTGTTGACGGCAAGACCGTAATGCTGACTACCGCCCCGCTCCTGCGCAGCGGTACGACTCTTGTGCCCATCCGGTTTATCGGCGAGCAGTTTGGCCTGACGGTGAAGTGGGACAACGTTAATAAGATTGTAGATCTTATTACCCCGGTTACTTCTGAGCCTAACACGGGTACAGGCGGCAGCGGTGAAGGAGACGGGGGAGACACGGTTGTTGTGCCGCCGAACGGCGGAACAAACGGCCTGAGCATGGTGAACGGGATCAGCTTTAATGAGAACCGGCTGACGATTGCTTTGGACGGTAACGCCCAGCCTGCTATTTCCAAAGCAGGCAGCCCGGAGCGGCTGATCATTGATCTGCCGAATGCCACGTTCTCAGATATGTTCGGCACAGGGCAGCAGCTTGACCCGAACCTGAACGGTAAGCTGACGATTACGGATTATCCGGATGTGTCGGGTGTGCGGTACTCTTTATACAGCACCACTCCATATACCGTGCGTTTTGTAATTGACCTTAACACTCCCAAAAATTATAGTGTTGAAATTTCAGGAGATACCTCTAAGCTGATTGTTATTGATTTGAATGCGCAGAGTACCGAGGATACCTCTACACAGCCCGGCAACAGCGGGCGGAAGCTGGTTGTCCTTGATGCCGGTCATGGTGCCAAGGATTCAGGCGCTGTCGGCGTTACCGGTAAATATGAGAAGAATTTCAATCTGGCCGTCATCTTGAAAGCGGCGGAGTTGCTGAGACAGGAGAACAAAATCGACGTAGTGCTGACACGCAGTGATGATACCTTCCTTGAGCTGAAGGACAGAGCAGCGATTGCCAACAACCTCAAGGCTGATTTGTTCATTTCCGTCCATGCCAACAGCAGCAATTCCTCAGCAGCGAGCGGAACGGAAACATACTACCAGCGGGATGCGAGCAAAGCTCTGGCGAATGTGATGCACAAGTATCTCATGCAGGCCACCGGACTTAGTGACCGGGGGGTGCGTTACGGTAACTTCCATGTCATCCGTGAAACGACCATGCCTGCAGTATTGCTTGAAGTGGGCTACCTCAGCAACAAGAATGATGAAGCGCTGCTGTTCACAGAGGCACTGCAAAACAATGTCGCTGCTTCGATGGTCAGAGGAATTAAGGAATATCTCGGGATTCAATAA
- a CDS encoding GerMN domain-containing protein, producing the protein MNKKWIYTGAAVLLLLVISGCGDKPAAAPADSAGQVVSGAEGNADSGGNNTPAATSTPEPAPPAATEAPAATEKPAEPAKQSQTIQVYYTDPQQSDLVAAEVQVSFTDDKEKFTEAFKALQNSSNADQIPLWGKIELKSLEFSNGQIVLDVHKPDEAQLGAGGEALAISALSQTFFQFAEVKNIDVLVDGEQVDSLMGHVDLVHPMTRENNGL; encoded by the coding sequence ATGAACAAGAAATGGATATATACAGGTGCAGCTGTGCTGCTGCTATTAGTAATTTCGGGCTGCGGGGATAAGCCTGCTGCTGCCCCGGCAGATTCAGCGGGGCAAGTAGTCAGCGGAGCAGAAGGAAATGCGGACAGCGGCGGCAATAATACACCGGCAGCTACAAGTACGCCTGAGCCGGCGCCTCCGGCAGCAACCGAAGCACCGGCAGCTACAGAGAAGCCTGCAGAGCCCGCGAAGCAGAGCCAGACGATCCAGGTCTATTATACCGACCCGCAGCAGAGTGATCTTGTAGCTGCAGAGGTTCAAGTTAGCTTCACAGATGACAAAGAAAAATTCACGGAAGCCTTCAAAGCGCTGCAGAACAGCAGCAATGCCGACCAGATTCCGCTCTGGGGCAAAATTGAACTGAAATCTTTAGAGTTCTCGAATGGACAAATTGTGCTGGATGTTCACAAACCGGATGAAGCACAGCTTGGAGCCGGCGGTGAGGCGCTGGCCATCAGTGCACTGTCACAGACCTTCTTCCAGTTTGCCGAAGTGAAGAATATTGATGTTCTGGTGGATGGAGAGCAAGTGGACAGCCTGATGGGCCATGTCGATCTTGTTCATCCGATGACCCGGGAGAATAACGGGCTGTAA
- a CDS encoding S-layer homology domain-containing protein gives MMKSDDQREGNTVLSRPKKVKRSIRSYSAKAVSAVLAGTMVLGGAGAAFADTSATAAPSAAVTTQTAAAASIFSDVKSGFWAEKHIYKLASQGIVVGNNGLFRPGDPVTQQEAVLMALRFMKLQGNVNLNTDAALPTDFQVSNYYKPYVILAFQQGLLDKTVEMTADNLKTSWGERKASREWIAEILIRALGKSAQAAAVAGEPTGFADDSKVSASKRGYINTAVDLGLANGLDGNRFDPQGAVTRAQLATFFSRAQAHNTLEYDNTFKGTVSALNAGKLSLYSNGRTSEFTLNANTAYFTSTSETRISLNEIQPYTKVTVIGATYNAAYVELTDPTQQVDQAEGTFAKISSGIIWVDSALGYDQYEYDAGTLFNDVNGTVIQPAAITAGSKIRVTRETYSGNHKVIKVQVTSGVVNKTAAGSIQSVDTAAKSITFKLADGTTEVFKWEEGVSLFSSQNSIIGPADLKAGAAVSYTVKDNLIRSVEVTSGIERTVKGFIYELTGSTIVYQKTDGTREVKLLADKPAIVIPNIANPAAADLIADKTGGDNVQLTLNSSDQVTKIEVLSRQIDQFTGATVVDFNVKTQLLTFTDFNGKAHVIKLDTSTKMAYDGVPTTSITSMGARMTENRKVDVTAINDRALSVELSTKYTGTLTAINASTKTIIFKLANGQLMTMGYPQAVDIFGKTGATMSDVAINVPVTAVLTGNQEIISVLRVASASQHEVTGVNAGANKLTVKVTGGTSDLYLAAVPLTNEAGQSITISEIKTGDYVNVNFDGSTVVSLQAVKQYSGQITSLDAAAGTFTIKDYTGASQPFNASAGVQIIRDGTATTALSGLTTADRVIVRKDANGIIKISVLSQLSRTFSRYESASSEILTKRATLNDTYRYVLAANAYIHQGDTTLSVQSLKENDNIIMYFNNDKIVEIVKQ, from the coding sequence ATGATGAAATCAGATGATCAGAGAGAGGGGAATACCGTATTGTCTCGTCCAAAAAAAGTAAAACGCAGCATTAGATCCTATTCTGCCAAAGCGGTCTCAGCCGTTCTGGCCGGCACCATGGTACTTGGCGGCGCCGGGGCGGCTTTTGCCGACACCTCTGCAACGGCAGCTCCATCCGCAGCGGTAACTACCCAGACGGCAGCGGCTGCAAGCATCTTCAGTGATGTCAAATCAGGCTTCTGGGCTGAGAAGCATATCTACAAACTGGCTTCGCAAGGAATTGTAGTCGGCAATAACGGCTTATTCCGTCCGGGAGACCCGGTTACCCAGCAGGAAGCGGTTCTGATGGCTTTGCGTTTCATGAAGCTGCAGGGCAATGTGAATTTGAACACCGATGCAGCACTCCCGACAGATTTTCAGGTATCTAATTATTATAAGCCCTATGTAATTCTTGCTTTCCAGCAGGGCCTGCTCGATAAAACAGTTGAAATGACTGCAGACAATCTGAAGACCTCCTGGGGGGAACGGAAGGCCAGCCGGGAGTGGATTGCTGAAATTCTGATCCGGGCGCTTGGGAAAAGTGCACAGGCTGCTGCCGTAGCCGGAGAACCTACCGGTTTTGCCGATGATTCCAAAGTATCTGCCAGCAAACGCGGATATATTAATACGGCGGTTGATCTGGGGCTGGCTAACGGGCTCGACGGAAACCGGTTTGATCCGCAGGGTGCTGTAACCCGGGCACAGCTGGCAACCTTCTTCAGCCGTGCTCAGGCCCACAATACGCTGGAATATGATAATACATTCAAGGGCACCGTCAGTGCGCTGAATGCCGGCAAGCTGTCGCTCTACAGCAACGGCAGAACCTCGGAGTTCACGCTTAATGCGAATACGGCTTATTTCACCAGTACTTCCGAGACACGTATCTCTCTGAATGAGATTCAGCCATATACCAAGGTTACGGTGATCGGAGCTACATATAATGCAGCTTACGTAGAGCTGACTGATCCTACGCAGCAAGTTGACCAGGCAGAGGGTACTTTTGCCAAGATCTCTTCGGGTATTATCTGGGTAGATTCAGCTTTGGGTTATGATCAATATGAATATGATGCCGGCACATTATTCAACGATGTAAACGGAACCGTAATCCAGCCTGCAGCCATTACTGCAGGAAGCAAAATCAGAGTAACCCGTGAAACGTACAGCGGCAATCATAAGGTTATCAAGGTACAAGTGACCTCCGGTGTAGTTAACAAAACGGCTGCAGGCAGCATCCAGAGTGTAGATACGGCAGCCAAGAGCATTACGTTCAAGCTTGCAGACGGCACGACAGAAGTCTTCAAATGGGAAGAAGGAGTGTCCCTGTTCAGCTCCCAGAATTCCATTATCGGGCCGGCAGATCTGAAGGCGGGTGCCGCTGTCTCGTATACGGTCAAGGATAATCTGATCCGTTCCGTAGAGGTAACCTCAGGGATCGAGCGTACAGTCAAGGGCTTCATCTATGAATTAACCGGTTCAACCATTGTCTATCAAAAAACGGACGGTACCCGTGAGGTCAAGCTGCTGGCAGATAAACCGGCCATTGTGATTCCTAATATTGCGAATCCGGCCGCTGCCGATCTGATCGCTGATAAAACAGGCGGTGACAATGTGCAGCTAACGCTGAACAGCAGCGACCAGGTTACCAAGATTGAAGTGTTAAGCCGGCAGATTGACCAGTTTACCGGGGCTACAGTGGTGGACTTCAATGTTAAGACGCAGCTGCTCACGTTCACTGATTTTAACGGTAAAGCGCATGTAATCAAGCTGGATACAAGCACAAAGATGGCTTATGACGGGGTCCCGACGACTTCAATTACCAGCATGGGAGCAAGAATGACTGAGAACCGGAAGGTGGATGTTACGGCCATCAATGACCGGGCACTGTCGGTTGAGCTGTCCACCAAATATACCGGTACGCTGACTGCAATAAATGCCTCGACCAAAACGATCATCTTTAAACTGGCTAACGGCCAGCTGATGACGATGGGTTATCCGCAGGCTGTGGATATTTTCGGCAAGACAGGTGCAACCATGTCGGATGTGGCAATAAATGTACCGGTAACGGCTGTTCTCACCGGCAATCAGGAGATTATTTCCGTGCTGCGCGTAGCCTCGGCTTCCCAGCATGAGGTGACAGGCGTGAACGCCGGAGCCAATAAACTTACAGTCAAAGTAACAGGGGGAACCAGTGACCTGTATCTGGCGGCTGTTCCGCTAACCAATGAAGCCGGCCAGAGCATCACGATCAGCGAAATCAAAACAGGCGATTATGTAAATGTGAATTTTGACGGCTCTACTGTGGTATCCCTGCAGGCGGTTAAACAGTATTCGGGGCAAATCACTTCCTTGGATGCGGCTGCGGGAACGTTCACCATTAAGGATTATACAGGCGCTTCCCAGCCGTTTAATGCCAGTGCCGGCGTGCAGATTATCCGCGATGGTACAGCTACCACGGCTTTAAGCGGATTGACGACAGCTGACCGGGTTATTGTGCGTAAGGATGCAAACGGGATTATCAAAATTTCCGTACTCAGCCAGCTCAGCCGGACCTTCTCCCGTTATGAGAGTGCAAGCAGTGAGATTCTGACCAAACGGGCCACACTTAATGATACTTACCGCTATGTACTGGCTGCAAATGCATATATTCATCAAGGTGACACGACTTTATCCGTGCAATCTCTTAAAGAAAATGATAATATTATAATGTATTTCAATAATGACAAGATCGTAGAAATAGTGAAACAATAA